One segment of Tamlana crocina DNA contains the following:
- a CDS encoding DUF3157 family protein: MKIYAVLLLSILSYAGFAQNNYIVKTEDGRRVLLKADYTWEYIDLEAPKQAEEVLVEAGLEEDGCNVPADFEEPKLNGKVQNQLKKGRATIDDVKKKVAKDYNCTVDEVILLWASERKSNGKYTFCANGTKVTYKRNGFVIIENGKLF; the protein is encoded by the coding sequence ATGAAAATATACGCCGTTCTTTTACTTTCCATTCTATCGTACGCGGGTTTTGCCCAAAACAATTACATTGTAAAAACCGAAGACGGTAGGCGTGTATTGTTGAAAGCTGATTACACTTGGGAATATATTGATTTGGAGGCTCCGAAACAGGCTGAAGAAGTACTTGTTGAGGCTGGGCTCGAAGAGGATGGCTGTAATGTGCCGGCAGATTTTGAAGAACCAAAATTGAATGGTAAGGTTCAAAATCAACTAAAAAAAGGCCGAGCCACTATTGATGATGTAAAAAAGAAAGTGGCCAAAGATTACAATTGTACCGTTGATGAGGTGATTTTGTTGTGGGCATCCGAACGTAAATCGAACGGAAAATATACGTTTTGCGCCAACGGTACCAAAGTAACTTACAAGCGCAATGGCTTTGTTATTATTGAAAACGGGAAGCTATTTTAA
- a CDS encoding pyridoxal phosphate-dependent aminotransferase family protein, with protein sequence MEFPKKLVQKLENRKENNAFRELGTPSGLVDFSSNDYLGFSKNETIFNNAHQFLIKNHIKQNGATGSRLLSGNHQLYDVVESLLYQFHNSASALIFNSGYDANIGFFSSVPQRGDVIIYDVLIHASIRDGISMSNAKGYKFKHNDLEDLEKLILRHSEPSHLERSQKVVSESHHNIYIVTESVFSMDGDTPNLVGLSELCKKHNAYLVVDEAHAIGVFGKNGTGLIQQLQLEHDIFARIVTFGKAMGCHGAAILGSNSLKAFLVNFSRSFIYTTALPPHSLATIQSAYNELSKTESINKLQDNIAFFKSEMVKNNLNNSFIESHSAIHCCIIPGNETVKHIAQQIQKSGFDVKPILSPTVPKGQERLRFCLHSYNSKKEISEVLQRLSIFVVQHDATH encoded by the coding sequence ATGGAATTTCCTAAAAAACTTGTGCAAAAATTAGAAAATCGCAAAGAAAACAACGCTTTTCGAGAATTGGGAACGCCGTCTGGTTTAGTGGATTTTTCATCAAACGATTATTTGGGGTTTTCAAAAAACGAAACGATTTTCAATAATGCCCACCAGTTTTTAATTAAAAACCACATAAAACAAAACGGAGCCACGGGGTCGCGCTTGCTTTCCGGAAACCACCAACTTTACGATGTGGTTGAAAGCCTACTTTACCAATTCCACAACAGCGCATCGGCTTTGATTTTCAATTCAGGCTACGACGCCAATATTGGCTTTTTTTCAAGCGTACCGCAACGTGGCGATGTTATTATATATGATGTACTAATCCATGCTTCCATTCGCGATGGCATATCGATGAGCAACGCCAAAGGTTACAAGTTTAAACATAATGATTTGGAGGATTTGGAAAAACTAATTCTTCGTCATTCTGAACCTTCTCACCTTGAGCGGAGTCAAAAGGTTGTTTCAGAATCGCACCATAACATTTACATCGTTACCGAATCGGTATTCTCCATGGATGGCGACACCCCAAACCTCGTTGGGCTTTCAGAATTATGCAAAAAGCACAACGCTTACTTGGTGGTTGACGAGGCCCATGCCATTGGCGTTTTTGGTAAAAACGGCACTGGATTAATACAACAGTTACAACTTGAACACGATATTTTCGCTCGCATCGTCACTTTTGGAAAAGCCATGGGCTGCCACGGCGCCGCCATTTTGGGCAGCAATAGTCTAAAAGCATTTTTGGTGAATTTTTCGCGCTCCTTTATTTATACCACAGCCTTGCCCCCACATAGTTTAGCGACCATTCAATCGGCTTACAACGAATTATCCAAAACCGAAAGTATAAATAAGCTACAAGATAATATTGCGTTTTTTAAATCTGAAATGGTTAAAAACAACCTTAACAACAGCTTTATCGAAAGTCATTCTGCCATACATTGTTGCATCATTCCGGGAAACGAAACGGTGAAACACATCGCCCAACAAATCCAAAAAAGCGGTTTTGATGTAAAGCCTATTTTATCACCTACCGTACCCAAGGGGCAGGAACGGTTGCGGTTTTGTTTACACAGTTACAATTCTAAAAAGGAAATTTCGGAAGTTTTACAGCGACTTTCTATTTTTGTGGTTCAGCATGACGCAACACATTAA
- the bioA gene encoding adenosylmethionine--8-amino-7-oxononanoate transaminase — MNLQERDKKHLWHPLTQHKLHPEALAITKAKGCTLTDENGNKYIDAIASWYTCMYGHCNEYITHRVSEQMQQLDQVVFSGFTHKPAIELSEALINILPKNQNKIFFSDNGSTSVEIGIKMALQYHFNNGNKKNTLIAFEDGFHGDTFGAMSVSGLSVYNGPFEDFFLKVERIPVPNGKNHDDILNTLRNLASTHQVAGFVYEPLVQGAAAMKMHNTEGLNQILNFCTDHNIITVADEVMTGFGKTGKHFASLYMETPPDVMCLSKALTGGLLPMALTTCSQKIYDAFYSDNIAKGLFHGHTYSANPLACTAALASIELLQTENIQGRIKEITASHENFGNRIKNHPKVKSIRQTGIIFALDLDVEMQRYGNLRDKLFKFFMDNGVFLRPLGNTIYIQAPYVITNHELEKVYRVIEESLSIV; from the coding sequence ATGAATTTACAAGAACGCGACAAAAAACACCTCTGGCATCCGTTAACGCAACACAAATTGCACCCTGAAGCTTTGGCTATTACTAAGGCTAAAGGTTGCACATTGACCGACGAAAACGGCAATAAATATATCGATGCCATCGCCTCATGGTACACCTGTATGTACGGGCACTGCAATGAATACATTACCCATCGGGTGTCCGAACAAATGCAGCAATTGGACCAAGTGGTTTTTAGCGGATTCACCCACAAACCTGCTATAGAACTCAGCGAAGCCCTCATAAACATTCTGCCCAAAAACCAAAACAAAATTTTTTTTAGCGATAACGGCTCCACGTCTGTAGAAATTGGCATTAAAATGGCTCTGCAATATCATTTTAACAACGGCAATAAAAAGAATACTTTAATCGCTTTTGAAGACGGTTTCCACGGCGACACCTTTGGTGCTATGAGCGTTTCGGGACTTTCTGTATACAACGGGCCTTTTGAGGACTTCTTTTTAAAAGTGGAACGCATTCCCGTGCCCAATGGAAAAAATCACGATGACATATTAAACACTTTACGAAATTTGGCATCAACACACCAAGTGGCCGGTTTTGTTTACGAACCCTTGGTACAAGGTGCCGCAGCCATGAAAATGCACAATACCGAAGGACTGAACCAAATTTTAAATTTCTGCACAGACCATAACATCATTACCGTTGCCGACGAAGTGATGACAGGCTTCGGCAAAACCGGGAAACATTTCGCTTCGCTGTACATGGAAACGCCACCCGATGTGATGTGTTTAAGCAAAGCACTAACTGGCGGATTGCTGCCCATGGCACTTACCACATGCTCACAAAAAATCTATGATGCTTTTTATAGCGACAATATTGCCAAAGGGCTGTTCCATGGGCATACCTACTCGGCCAACCCTTTGGCATGTACCGCAGCCTTGGCAAGTATTGAATTATTGCAAACCGAAAACATTCAAGGTAGAATAAAAGAAATTACGGCATCACACGAAAACTTTGGAAACCGAATAAAAAATCACCCCAAAGTGAAATCCATCCGGCAAACCGGAATCATTTTCGCCCTCGATTTAGATGTAGAAATGCAACGCTACGGTAACCTCCGCGATAAACTCTTTAAGTTTTTTATGGACAACGGCGTGTTTTTACGCCCCTTGGGCAATACCATTTACATACAAGCCCCTTATGTGATTACCAACCATGAATTGGAAAAAGTGTACCGAGTTATCGAAGAATCT
- a CDS encoding DUF2007 domain-containing protein — MSDTFKTIARFQYSTEAQIVKGRLEAEGIQVFMQDNFTIDTDPLVSNAIGGVKLKVLSRQALEAQHILASIKKYSVDDDGNTIQCPNCNSENIELFSTIKDAKSFFAFIFGVLFSSLPFYTRHKYKCENCNTEFDLK; from the coding sequence ATGAGCGATACATTTAAAACCATAGCCCGATTTCAATACTCCACCGAAGCCCAAATTGTAAAAGGCCGGCTGGAGGCCGAAGGCATTCAGGTGTTTATGCAGGATAATTTCACCATCGACACCGACCCACTGGTGAGCAACGCCATTGGCGGCGTTAAACTTAAAGTGTTATCGCGACAAGCCTTGGAAGCCCAACATATTTTGGCGTCCATTAAAAAATATTCGGTTGACGATGATGGCAACACCATACAATGCCCTAATTGTAACAGCGAAAACATTGAGCTCTTTTCAACCATAAAAGATGCCAAGTCCTTTTTTGCTTTTATTTTTGGTGTATTATTTTCATCGTTGCCTTTTTACACCAGGCACAAGTACAAATGCGAAAATTGTAACACGGAATTCGATTTAAAATGA